A stretch of DNA from Thiothrix subterranea:
TCATGGCTGCGGGCGCGTTGCGCGAAAATATCCAGAATCAAACCGGTGCGGTCAATCACACGGCATTCCAGCAATTTTTCTAGGTTGCGTTCTTGGGCAGGGGAAAGGGAGTGGTCGAAAATGACCAGATTGGCGTCGCGCAATTCACGTAACTGGCGAATCTCTTCAGCTTTACCTGTGCCCACAAAATAACGTGGGTCAGGGCGTTGACGTGAGCCATTAACGAATCCGACTACCTGTGCGCCAGCCGAATCCGCTAATTCGATGAATTCCTTTTCGTCTTGTGCCGTCTTTGCCGACTTGAAACTGATTTGAACGAGTACGGCATTTTCACCGCCGCCGGGGCGTTCAAATAGTTCCAATCGGCAACCTTTCTGATGATTTCAGTAGAATGACTTATTCTTCTGGTGCTAATGCCAATTTGATCGGGCGAGCAGGCACGATCGTGGAAATAGCGTGTTTGTAGACTAATTGGCTGACGGTGTTCCCCAGCAATACAACGAATTGGTCGAATGATTCGACGTGACCCTGTAATTTGATGCCGTTGACCAAGTAAATCGAGACAGGAATCCGTTCCTTTCTCAGAGCATTAAGGAAGGGTTCTTGTAATGTGTGCCCTTTCGACATGAGCTTCTCCTAAAAATATTCTCGGGTTTGTGGTTGTTATGGTCTCACACCTAAAGCTAGGGGGGTGGTCGTGAGCCAGTCGCTTGTTTCCTTCGACGCCTAAAAGCTTATCAGTTCTATCGTCTCACCAGAATGCCTGTTTGTCGGACGTATCCGTTCATCCGCCAATAAACGTTGAAACGTTGCTGATGACCGATGAAAGGTTAAGTTCTTGGGGGTCGTAACAACTAATGCCTTTTTCGGATCGCAACCACGTCATTTGACGTTTAGCAAGCTGCCGTGTTGCGACAATAGCACGATCGCGCATCTGATTGTAGTCTATTTCGTTAATTAAATAATCCCAAATTTGCCGATAACCGACGGCTCTTATGGCGGGAAGGTGGGTATTTAAATCGCCACGTGCCAAGAGTTGGCGCACTTCATCCACCACGCCTTGGGTTAACATTTGGTCGAAACGTTGTTCCAGACGTGTGTGTAACCATGCCCGATTTTCGGGGATCAAGGCAATTTTAAATAGCGCGTAGGGGCAAGCCGCGTGCCAAGTTGCTTGCTGCAATTCGGTCAGTGATTTCCCTGTTAGTTCAAAGACTTCCAGAGCGCGTTGCAGGCGCTGCGGGTCGTTGGGGTGGATGCGTTGTGCCGCCACCGGGTCAATGCGAGCTAAACGGTCATGCAGCGCTTGCCAGCCGTGCGTGACGGCTTCTGCTTCCAAGCGGGCGCGGATGGCAGGGTTGGCTTCAGGCAAGGCCGATAAGCCGTATTCGAGTGCGCGGAAGTACAGCATCGTACCACCCACCAGCAGCGGAATACGCCCAGCAGCGCTAATATCTGCCATTTCGCGCAATGCATCGGTGCGAAATTCAGCGGCGGAATAGGGTTGTGCAGGGTCGAGAAAGTCAATCAAGCGGTGCGGTGCTTGCGCTAAGGTGGCGGCATCGGGTTTGGCGCTGCCGATATCCATGCCTTTATACACCAGCGCCGAGTCGACACTGATAATTTCGACGGGAAAATACTTGCGCAATTCTACCGCAAGGTCAGTTTTGCCCGTACCGGTCGGCCCCATAATGCAAATCGCTTTGTGCATTAGCGCCCTCGCAGAAACAGTTTGTCGATTTGTTCCAACGCCATTTGTGTCCAAGTCGGGCGACCGTGATTGCATTGCCCGCTGCGTTCGGTGCGTTCCATGTCGCGCAAGAGTGCGTTCATTTCTGGGATACTGAGTTTGCGGTTGGCGCGGACTGAGCCGTGGCAAGCCATGGTTGCGAGGATTTCATTCATGGCATTCTGAATGCGATTGCTCGCGCCGTGGGTAATCAAATCCGCGAGTACGTCACGTACCAGTGCTTCGGTGTCGGATTCTTTCAGCAAACTGGGAACTGCACGGATGGTGAGCTTTTCCTGCCCCAAGCGATCCAGCTCAAAGCCAAGTGTGCGGAAGGTGTCGGCGTGTTGTTCGGCGTAATCGGCTTCCTTGCGGCTCACATTGAGACTGGCAGGCACGAGCAGCGGTTGGGAGCGCAGCGCGTCGGCTGCCATGCTTTGCTTGAGGTATTCGTAGGTAATGCGTTCGTGCGCGGCGTGCATATCCACCACCACCAAGCCATTGGCGTTTTGTGCGAGGATGTAAATGCCGTGGAGTTGCGCGATGGCGTAGCCGAGTGGTGGCATATCAGAAGAATACCCCTCACCCCCTGCCCCCTCTCCCTCAAGGGGCGAGGGGGGAGGAGATGCTGGCGTTGCTGGTATTACAGGTTGGTACAACTGCTGATAAGCCGCCATCTGTTCGCGCACCGGCATTTGCAGTCGCTGCTGATGCTGCTGTTGATAAGCAGGGCAATAAGGTTGTGCTTTTTCTTGCTCCCCTCGCCCCTTGAGGGAGAGGGGCAGGGGGTGAGGGGTATCTTCCGTTTGCGCCGGAAGTTGTGTTGGCGCACCCATCTCATCCCCCGGTCGAATATCCGCCAACGCCTGATGCAAGGTGCGAAACAAAAAATCATGCACCAGCCGTCCTTCCCGAAACCGCACTTCTTGCTT
This window harbors:
- the mutL gene encoding DNA mismatch repair endonuclease MutL translates to MPIRQLPNHLINQIAAGEVVERPASVVKELLENALDAGSTRIEIDIEQGGSKRIRIRDNGGGIPHEELALALSRHATSKIASLDDLEQVRSLGFRGEALPSIASVSRLILSSRHADAPQGWQLFGDGQEVFDAPEPVAHATGTTVDVVDLFFNIPARRKFLKTEKTEFGHIEDTVRKIALSRFDVSFELNHNQKNTLRLRPAEDRSGAERRIAEICGSAFVEQSVYLDYEAASLRLWGWVGLPTFSRSQADLQYFYVNARHVRDKLISHAVKQAYQDVMYHGRHPAFVLFLELNPQLVDVNAHPTKQEVRFREGRLVHDFLFRTLHQALADIRPGDEMGAPTQLPAQTEDTPHPLPLSLKGRGEQEKAQPYCPAYQQQHQQRLQMPVREQMAAYQQLYQPVIPATPASPPPSPLEGEGAGGEGYSSDMPPLGYAIAQLHGIYILAQNANGLVVVDMHAAHERITYEYLKQSMAADALRSQPLLVPASLNVSRKEADYAEQHADTFRTLGFELDRLGQEKLTIRAVPSLLKESDTEALVRDVLADLITHGASNRIQNAMNEILATMACHGSVRANRKLSIPEMNALLRDMERTERSGQCNHGRPTWTQMALEQIDKLFLRGR
- the hfq gene encoding RNA chaperone Hfq; translation: MSKGHTLQEPFLNALRKERIPVSIYLVNGIKLQGHVESFDQFVVLLGNTVSQLVYKHAISTIVPARPIKLALAPEE
- the miaA gene encoding tRNA (adenosine(37)-N6)-dimethylallyltransferase MiaA — encoded protein: MHKAICIMGPTGTGKTDLAVELRKYFPVEIISVDSALVYKGMDIGSAKPDAATLAQAPHRLIDFLDPAQPYSAAEFRTDALREMADISAAGRIPLLVGGTMLYFRALEYGLSALPEANPAIRARLEAEAVTHGWQALHDRLARIDPVAAQRIHPNDPQRLQRALEVFELTGKSLTELQQATWHAACPYALFKIALIPENRAWLHTRLEQRFDQMLTQGVVDEVRQLLARGDLNTHLPAIRAVGYRQIWDYLINEIDYNQMRDRAIVATRQLAKRQMTWLRSEKGISCYDPQELNLSSVISNVSTFIGG